Proteins from a genomic interval of Tautonia rosea:
- a CDS encoding protein kinase domain-containing protein, which produces MSVVEPMIGRPAPTFDLPAVSADYGARRVRLLDYQGRWLVLIFYPNDFSLICPTELTALADRIDQFDRMNCAVLGISCDSIDSHRRWLEMDPERGGLGALAFPLASDEGGGVSREFGVYQDPPGVALRGLFLIDPDGRIQYQTIHALAVGRRADEVLRVLGAFQSGGMCPSGWALGDPVLDPTRLLAPGRVLGQYRIERHLGEGSFAAVFLAIDETLQRPVALKVLRPGVGTHPRSLLDEARVAAGLNHPNICTVYAVDDSDGVPIIAMEYLDGTRLDRLIASGSLTIAQVVEIARQVALGMAAAHEAGVVHGDLKPQNILVDATGHAKIVDFGLARRIEHTTDPMETVDSDDLATSAGLTGTPGYMAPEQVRGEPSSIASDLFAMGSILFELLTGRPTIQAGNILQALDAIRRIEPETLAAQVPAPFAHLVRRALEPHASHRTLTMREIAEQIPQALDQFLAGQGNQKPAREPFLDEV; this is translated from the coding sequence ATGTCCGTTGTCGAGCCAATGATCGGCCGCCCCGCCCCGACCTTTGATCTGCCGGCAGTCTCGGCGGATTATGGAGCAAGGCGGGTCCGTCTCTTGGACTATCAGGGACGTTGGTTGGTACTGATCTTTTATCCGAATGATTTCTCCCTGATCTGTCCGACCGAACTGACGGCACTGGCGGATCGCATCGATCAATTTGATCGAATGAATTGCGCGGTTCTCGGAATCAGCTGCGATTCCATTGACTCGCATCGCCGATGGCTTGAAATGGATCCGGAACGCGGGGGGCTTGGGGCCCTTGCGTTTCCGCTGGCCAGCGACGAGGGAGGAGGTGTCAGCCGAGAGTTCGGAGTGTACCAGGACCCCCCTGGGGTAGCCTTACGAGGTTTGTTCCTGATTGATCCGGATGGAAGGATTCAGTATCAAACGATTCATGCGCTTGCAGTTGGCCGACGAGCGGACGAGGTGCTCCGCGTGCTTGGTGCATTCCAGAGCGGCGGGATGTGCCCCTCGGGATGGGCACTCGGCGACCCGGTTCTTGACCCGACCCGACTTCTCGCTCCTGGCCGGGTTCTGGGGCAGTATCGGATTGAGCGCCACCTGGGGGAGGGGAGCTTTGCCGCGGTTTTTCTGGCCATTGATGAGACGCTCCAACGGCCGGTGGCCTTGAAGGTGCTTCGGCCAGGCGTCGGCACTCATCCGCGGTCATTGCTCGATGAAGCTCGGGTCGCGGCAGGATTGAACCATCCAAACATCTGCACGGTGTATGCGGTGGACGACAGCGATGGTGTTCCGATCATCGCGATGGAATATCTCGACGGAACGCGACTCGACCGACTCATCGCTTCAGGATCGTTAACCATTGCCCAGGTGGTCGAGATAGCTCGACAGGTCGCCTTGGGCATGGCCGCGGCTCATGAGGCGGGAGTCGTGCATGGGGACCTGAAACCGCAAAACATCCTGGTCGACGCCACGGGGCATGCGAAGATCGTGGATTTTGGGTTAGCGCGACGGATCGAGCATACCACCGACCCGATGGAGACGGTGGACAGCGACGACCTCGCGACCTCTGCCGGTTTAACAGGGACTCCTGGTTACATGGCACCGGAACAGGTTCGAGGGGAACCTTCCTCGATTGCGTCGGACCTGTTCGCAATGGGCTCGATCCTATTCGAGCTCTTGACTGGCCGCCCAACGATTCAAGCGGGCAATATCTTACAGGCACTCGACGCAATCCGCAGGATCGAACCCGAGACCCTGGCCGCGCAGGTTCCGGCCCCCTTCGCGCATCTCGTGCGTAGGGCTCTTGAGCCACACGCCAGCCATCGCACACTGACCATGCGTGAGATTGCCGAGCAAATCCCCCAGGCGCTCGACCAATTCCTGGCCGGTCAGGGAAATCAAAAGCCAGCACGCGAACCCTTTCTGGACGAGGTGTAA
- a CDS encoding PhzF family phenazine biosynthesis protein → MGQRVVQVDAFADRPFTGNPAAVCVLNGPADESWMQMVAREMNLSETAFVVPEPKLDESGVYRLRWFTPTIEVDLCGHATLAAAHVLWEDQHLPLGAPAVFLTRSGRLAAQRSGDLIALDFPTEPIRSQEAPLALLDALGTTPRFVGGNRMDLLVELNNEAEVRALSPDLGRLRRLPMRGLIVTAAAERPGIDFVSRFFAPAAGVDEDPVTGSAHCALGPFWNDRLGRSVLIGEQVSMRGGRVHVRVLGDRVELAGRAVTVMRGELVES, encoded by the coding sequence ATGGGACAGCGAGTCGTTCAGGTCGATGCATTTGCGGATCGTCCGTTTACGGGAAATCCTGCGGCAGTCTGTGTGCTGAATGGTCCGGCGGACGAATCGTGGATGCAGATGGTTGCTCGGGAGATGAACCTGTCAGAAACCGCATTTGTGGTCCCGGAACCCAAACTGGATGAGTCCGGGGTGTATCGCTTGCGATGGTTCACTCCCACGATCGAGGTCGATCTCTGCGGCCACGCTACCCTGGCCGCGGCACACGTGCTTTGGGAAGATCAGCACCTTCCTCTTGGAGCGCCGGCCGTGTTTCTGACACGATCGGGGAGACTCGCGGCCCAACGATCGGGTGACTTGATCGCACTGGACTTCCCAACCGAGCCGATTCGCAGTCAAGAGGCGCCACTCGCCCTGCTCGATGCGTTGGGAACGACCCCTCGATTCGTGGGAGGGAACCGAATGGATCTGCTCGTCGAGTTGAACAACGAGGCCGAGGTTCGCGCCCTGTCGCCCGATCTGGGACGCCTTCGACGTTTACCGATGCGAGGATTGATCGTGACGGCGGCAGCGGAGCGGCCGGGCATTGATTTTGTCTCCCGATTCTTCGCGCCAGCCGCGGGAGTGGACGAAGATCCGGTGACGGGTTCGGCCCATTGTGCGCTGGGCCCTTTTTGGAACGATCGGCTGGGACGAAGTGTGCTGATAGGCGAACAGGTCTCGATGCGAGGTGGCCGGGTTCATGTTCGGGTGCTTGGTGATCGGGTGGAGCTGGCCGGTCGGGCGGTCACGGTGATGCGAGGGGAGTTGGTGGAATCGTGA
- a CDS encoding Ldh family oxidoreductase, producing the protein MPTIRSESLTEFTVRIFEAVGVPVEDAKVVAEGLVGANLRGHDSHGVMRVPQYVSFVQDGTYKPGVALQIESEGPALIVADGRWGFGQVQAHRLLDHLIPKAQELGIAAGAAKDCGHIGRLGEYAERAAALDLVLLATVNNNGAGQRVSPPGGLEPRLGTNPLCAAVPTEDGPVVLDFGTSVAAEGKVRVYHINKQPVPEGWLLDHQGKPTTDPSVLYTEPSGSILPMGGTQAYKGFGLALVFDMLAAGFSGGRACHEGAPPARGNNLLFILLDPARFAGRETMLKESTCVSRFVRNTPTAEGVDTITLPGDPERKVMETRSREGIPLSDGHWSKLVELAEALGVAVPSLPSEA; encoded by the coding sequence GTGCCGACGATCCGATCCGAGTCCCTTACTGAGTTCACCGTCCGGATCTTCGAGGCGGTCGGAGTGCCTGTCGAGGACGCGAAGGTGGTTGCCGAGGGTCTGGTCGGTGCAAACCTTCGAGGGCACGACTCGCATGGCGTCATGCGCGTGCCTCAATATGTGAGCTTTGTGCAAGACGGAACCTATAAGCCGGGCGTTGCGCTCCAGATCGAGAGTGAGGGACCGGCCCTGATCGTGGCCGATGGACGCTGGGGATTCGGACAGGTGCAGGCGCACCGATTGCTGGATCACCTGATCCCGAAGGCGCAGGAGCTAGGGATCGCGGCCGGAGCAGCGAAGGATTGCGGACATATCGGACGATTGGGTGAGTACGCTGAACGAGCGGCGGCCCTCGATCTGGTCTTGCTGGCCACGGTCAATAACAATGGAGCCGGTCAGCGGGTGTCGCCACCGGGAGGGCTGGAGCCGAGACTCGGGACCAACCCCCTGTGCGCCGCTGTGCCGACGGAGGATGGGCCGGTCGTGCTCGATTTTGGCACGAGTGTCGCTGCCGAAGGAAAAGTTCGTGTTTATCATATTAACAAGCAGCCGGTCCCTGAGGGTTGGCTGCTCGATCATCAGGGAAAGCCGACCACCGATCCCAGCGTCTTGTATACCGAACCCTCGGGTTCGATTTTACCGATGGGGGGAACGCAGGCGTACAAGGGGTTCGGCCTGGCCCTGGTGTTCGACATGCTCGCCGCCGGTTTTTCCGGGGGGAGGGCTTGCCACGAGGGGGCTCCGCCAGCCCGAGGGAACAACCTGTTGTTTATCCTGCTCGATCCGGCGCGGTTTGCAGGTCGGGAGACGATGCTCAAGGAGTCGACCTGTGTGTCTCGGTTCGTCCGAAACACCCCGACGGCCGAGGGAGTGGACACGATTACCTTGCCCGGGGATCCGGAACGCAAGGTCATGGAAACCCGATCACGCGAAGGGATTCCGCTTTCTGACGGCCACTGGTCGAAGCTAGTCGAACTGGCCGAGGCGCTTGGCGTGGCGGTTCCTTCACTGCCATCCGAAGCCTGA
- a CDS encoding SPFH domain-containing protein, with amino-acid sequence MNPRTLQRLIGVAAALVALFVGGYLIAWKWVVCRVEVPPGESLLLTYRGPFPPLRSVPTAPRGTLVEVDTRGRPQQVGILQNMLGPGRHFINPLEYKYERIKDTIVKPGEIGVLTAKFGEQLPQGQYLADREGQRGIQRKVLTPGRYRINSYAFDTEILPVNACVKTNGGVQHQAGDALLIPAGYVGVVTNRSEDLRTSARRGTLDDVLQPGIYYLNPYATQIDILSIGYNETTLSVEPEVGPDGKPLYKAIDSVRVDAAAPLGRDPVYRKDKGIWFLSRDGFDIFLDFTTIWGILPDQAPDVIRRFGKASEAEQNVLKVVEEQVVLPDIGSICRINGSRHGAVDLLIGDSREAFQTDTSEELEASLKQKNMTLLFGLPRQIYVPAEVREPIQRSKIATEVKLTNDQKQLTAEAEGDLLEAKAKVTLEERRVAAETEKLFASALAEGEKQARQIEAETEKLVAELDAQTAAIQADITTTIGEAEAKKVELTNAAQAERYQRYVETLGGPEAYNRYLFAENLPDELRLGIFHAGPGTFWTDLRGFEQALLGKLASDSIAPGASTDDLPAASPPTPRPASVRSSDRR; translated from the coding sequence ATGAACCCCCGAACGCTTCAACGCCTGATCGGGGTGGCCGCGGCCCTGGTGGCCCTCTTTGTCGGCGGCTACCTGATCGCCTGGAAGTGGGTCGTTTGCCGCGTCGAAGTCCCTCCTGGCGAGAGCCTCTTGCTCACCTACCGAGGGCCCTTCCCACCCCTCCGATCGGTGCCGACCGCTCCTCGAGGAACGCTCGTCGAAGTGGACACGCGCGGTCGCCCTCAACAGGTCGGCATTCTTCAAAACATGCTCGGACCGGGGCGACATTTCATCAATCCGCTTGAATACAAGTACGAGCGGATCAAGGATACCATCGTCAAGCCTGGCGAAATCGGTGTCCTTACTGCCAAGTTCGGCGAGCAATTACCACAAGGCCAGTATCTTGCCGATCGGGAAGGGCAGCGCGGGATTCAGCGTAAGGTTTTGACTCCCGGTCGATACCGGATCAATTCCTACGCCTTCGACACGGAGATCCTTCCGGTCAACGCCTGCGTCAAAACCAATGGTGGCGTTCAACACCAGGCGGGAGACGCCCTGCTGATCCCCGCAGGCTATGTCGGCGTCGTCACCAACCGCTCGGAAGATCTTCGGACCTCCGCCCGGCGAGGAACGCTCGATGACGTGCTTCAGCCTGGCATCTATTACCTGAACCCGTACGCCACTCAGATCGACATCCTCAGTATCGGCTACAACGAAACAACCCTCTCAGTCGAGCCGGAAGTTGGCCCCGATGGCAAGCCTCTCTACAAGGCAATCGATTCCGTTCGAGTCGATGCAGCAGCCCCCCTCGGCCGCGATCCGGTTTATCGGAAGGACAAAGGCATTTGGTTCCTCTCGCGCGACGGCTTCGATATCTTCCTGGACTTCACGACCATCTGGGGCATCCTTCCCGACCAGGCCCCCGACGTCATTCGACGATTTGGAAAGGCCAGTGAAGCGGAGCAAAATGTCTTGAAGGTGGTCGAGGAACAGGTCGTTCTGCCGGATATCGGATCGATTTGCCGGATCAACGGTTCTCGTCATGGTGCCGTCGATTTGCTCATCGGCGACAGCCGAGAAGCTTTCCAGACAGACACCTCCGAGGAGCTGGAAGCCTCGCTCAAGCAAAAGAATATGACACTTCTATTCGGCCTGCCTCGTCAGATTTATGTCCCGGCCGAGGTCCGCGAGCCGATTCAACGCTCGAAGATCGCGACGGAAGTGAAGCTGACCAACGACCAGAAACAGCTCACCGCCGAGGCCGAAGGCGACCTGCTGGAGGCCAAGGCCAAGGTCACCCTTGAGGAGCGTCGGGTCGCCGCCGAAACCGAAAAACTGTTCGCCTCTGCACTGGCCGAAGGCGAAAAACAGGCCCGGCAAATCGAGGCCGAAACTGAAAAACTCGTCGCCGAACTCGACGCCCAAACGGCCGCCATTCAGGCGGACATCACCACGACGATCGGCGAGGCCGAGGCCAAGAAGGTCGAGCTCACCAACGCGGCCCAGGCCGAGCGTTACCAGCGTTACGTCGAGACCCTAGGCGGCCCTGAAGCCTACAATCGTTACCTCTTCGCCGAGAATCTTCCCGACGAGCTCCGCCTCGGCATCTTCCACGCCGGGCCCGGCACGTTCTGGACTGATCTTCGGGGCTTCGAGCAAGCATTGCTCGGGAAGCTTGCATCTGACTCGATCGCGCCGGGGGCTTCGACCGACGATCTCCCGGCGGCAAGCCCACCCACTCCCCGTCCCGCATCGGTCCGTAGCTCGGATCGCCGCTAA
- a CDS encoding SPFH domain-containing protein, with protein MASIDRRGPLGRGSGGAPSRWSGLMVGLVVALVVGGWVLYGACRIEVGKGQQAVLIRKVGHNLEPGMEIAAAWTKERGYTKGVQPDVLTEGRFFYNPFFWDWEITDQFQVPEGKCAVMVSLVGEELPEGRVLADDTQKGIRPGVIEAGARVAYNPYATEFLVFDPVDVPTGSRGVVTLLSGRSPKDPNVVLVDEGERGVQLTTLPPGKYFINPFEQRISVVDCRTRIFGLNDDADITFLSADGFNISLDGAVTFRVSEERAAEVFVLYNEDFNGDAIDDEIIAKIITPYARSICRVNGSKLDAVQFISGDDREIFQQDLESTLSSRCEDQGIEILQVAVTSASAPEEIRAPVRAREVAKQQLEQFLQEKLQQESQAELRVKNLLAEQKARLIEAEQEVVEKTTKAMQDQQVAVTEGEQRLSVTQTQLEAAKNRAAALLSEAQASADVIRFKNEAELAGLALRVTAFGGDGGSLARNVLIGKLAPAFQSILSNSDGPFMELFGSFVSDTPTPDLTPMPAQSPRTPDPSAEVDPLAGGDTGDSESLPKNPFRTAETNR; from the coding sequence ATGGCATCAATTGATCGACGCGGTCCGCTTGGCCGCGGCTCAGGGGGGGCACCCTCTCGCTGGTCCGGTCTCATGGTCGGCCTGGTCGTCGCACTGGTTGTCGGCGGTTGGGTCCTGTATGGTGCATGCCGCATCGAGGTCGGCAAAGGCCAACAGGCCGTCTTAATCCGCAAGGTCGGCCACAACCTCGAACCCGGCATGGAAATCGCTGCGGCCTGGACCAAGGAGCGAGGCTATACCAAGGGCGTCCAGCCCGACGTCCTGACCGAGGGCCGTTTTTTCTATAACCCATTTTTTTGGGACTGGGAAATCACCGACCAGTTTCAGGTTCCCGAAGGGAAGTGTGCGGTGATGGTCTCGCTGGTTGGCGAGGAGTTGCCCGAAGGCCGAGTTCTGGCCGATGACACCCAGAAAGGCATCCGCCCGGGCGTCATCGAAGCGGGAGCCCGAGTGGCCTACAACCCTTACGCCACCGAGTTCCTTGTGTTCGATCCGGTCGATGTCCCGACCGGATCCCGAGGCGTTGTGACCTTGCTCTCTGGTCGATCGCCGAAAGACCCAAACGTCGTTTTGGTCGATGAAGGGGAACGTGGGGTTCAGCTTACGACGCTGCCGCCTGGGAAGTACTTCATCAACCCCTTCGAACAGCGCATCAGTGTCGTCGATTGCCGGACCCGAATTTTCGGGCTCAACGACGATGCCGACATCACCTTCCTCTCAGCCGACGGCTTCAATATCTCGCTCGATGGCGCGGTCACCTTCCGTGTTTCCGAGGAGCGGGCTGCCGAGGTTTTCGTTCTTTACAACGAGGATTTCAACGGCGACGCAATCGACGATGAAATCATTGCCAAGATCATCACACCGTACGCCCGATCCATCTGCCGGGTCAACGGCTCGAAGCTCGACGCAGTGCAGTTCATCTCGGGCGACGACCGCGAGATCTTTCAGCAGGATCTGGAGAGCACGCTCTCATCCCGATGTGAGGATCAGGGCATCGAAATTCTTCAGGTCGCCGTCACGTCAGCCTCGGCCCCCGAAGAAATTCGAGCTCCGGTCCGAGCCCGAGAAGTCGCCAAGCAGCAACTCGAGCAATTTCTTCAAGAAAAACTCCAGCAGGAATCGCAGGCGGAACTGCGGGTGAAGAACCTGCTTGCCGAGCAAAAGGCCCGCCTGATCGAGGCCGAGCAAGAGGTCGTCGAGAAGACCACCAAGGCCATGCAGGACCAACAGGTCGCTGTGACCGAGGGAGAGCAGCGGCTCTCTGTCACCCAGACCCAGCTTGAAGCAGCCAAGAACCGGGCTGCCGCCCTGCTGTCCGAGGCCCAGGCCTCGGCCGATGTCATCCGGTTCAAGAACGAGGCAGAGCTGGCTGGCCTTGCCCTCCGTGTCACCGCATTCGGCGGTGATGGCGGATCGCTTGCCCGAAACGTCCTCATCGGGAAACTCGCCCCCGCGTTCCAGTCGATCCTATCGAACTCCGACGGTCCGTTTATGGAGTTGTTCGGCTCCTTCGTCTCGGACACCCCGACTCCCGATTTGACTCCGATGCCAGCACAATCCCCCCGAACTCCCGACCCGTCCGCAGAGGTTGACCCCCTGGCCGGTGGTGACACCGGCGATTCCGAGTCGCTCCCGAAGAACCCCTTCCGAACTGCGGAGACGAACCGATGA
- a CDS encoding serine/threonine-protein kinase gives MPQDRMPTPTASPQLAKMDYEVVRTLGTGAGSTILLIRDTSTGRRYAMKVVRRQGPDDEIYVNQAMQEYNVSRMLNHPNIAKVLDCRIRKSWFRTTGIELLMEFVDGFVLDDVASLPIPKLVAVFRRVADALAHMHRRGVYHGDLKPGNLMISKAGEVKVIDFGTAWIRGEDKARVQGTPYYMAPEQASDRIVDEKTDLYNFGATMYRMFTGEYANLGIPGLDNGRVNRARMKTPASLVAAIPKSLSDLIMQCIAPKPDRRPSGMTEVRDRLDAIASEIGPEADDPIDSDELG, from the coding sequence ATGCCCCAAGATCGCATGCCGACCCCGACCGCCTCTCCCCAGCTTGCGAAAATGGATTACGAGGTGGTCCGGACCCTGGGGACCGGTGCAGGAAGCACCATCTTGCTGATCCGAGACACCTCCACCGGTCGCCGCTACGCGATGAAGGTCGTTCGTCGTCAGGGGCCGGACGACGAGATTTACGTCAACCAGGCGATGCAGGAGTACAACGTCTCCCGGATGCTCAACCATCCGAACATCGCCAAGGTGCTCGACTGCAGAATTCGGAAATCATGGTTTCGCACCACGGGCATCGAATTGCTGATGGAGTTTGTCGACGGTTTTGTCCTCGACGACGTGGCATCCTTGCCGATCCCGAAACTGGTCGCCGTCTTTCGCCGTGTAGCTGATGCCCTCGCCCACATGCACCGCCGAGGGGTCTACCACGGTGACCTCAAGCCGGGGAACCTGATGATCTCGAAGGCCGGTGAGGTCAAGGTCATCGACTTCGGCACCGCCTGGATTCGAGGAGAGGACAAGGCCCGTGTCCAGGGCACGCCCTACTACATGGCCCCCGAGCAAGCCTCGGATCGCATTGTCGATGAGAAAACCGATCTGTATAACTTCGGCGCGACGATGTATCGCATGTTCACTGGCGAGTATGCCAACCTCGGCATCCCGGGGCTCGACAACGGCCGGGTCAATCGAGCCCGGATGAAAACCCCCGCCTCACTGGTGGCCGCGATTCCGAAATCCCTCAGCGACCTGATCATGCAGTGCATCGCCCCGAAACCCGACCGCCGACCTTCGGGGATGACCGAGGTGCGCGACCGACTCGATGCCATCGCCTCGGAAATTGGCCCCGAAGCCGATGACCCGATCGATTCTGACGAACTTGGGTAA